A single region of the Fusobacterium varium genome encodes:
- a CDS encoding aminopeptidase, which yields MRKEIANYIELIIRIGINIQKGQILVVSAPVETFEFTRKFVEIAYKFGAKEVVINWVDEVCGKYRYIYGAEEIFDIYPKYQADMMKDYAEKGAAFLSIYATDPEILKDVNQERVARAQKARSIALKGYYEKAMNNEIQWCVVSIPTDAWSKKIYPELQGEEAKKKLWNQILSIVRADSENPVEEWNKHLTNLKDTMNYLNSMKFRKLRYRNSLGTDLEIGLPKGHIWTAGGETSKDGVYFVANMPTEEVFTLPKKDEVNGIVYSSKPFCYGGNLIENFYLKFKDGKVVEVGAEKGEETLIKLLDSDDGARYLGEVALVPYDSPISNSNTVFYNTLFDENASCHLALGQAYPVCLEGGSEMNEKELKKHGVNISMVHEDFMVGTSDLEIVGVAEDGEEILIMKDGNFCK from the coding sequence ATGAGAAAAGAGATTGCTAACTATATAGAACTGATTATTAGAATAGGAATAAATATACAAAAGGGACAAATTTTAGTTGTAAGTGCACCAGTGGAAACTTTTGAATTTACTAGAAAATTTGTAGAAATAGCATATAAATTTGGAGCTAAAGAGGTAGTTATAAATTGGGTAGATGAAGTTTGTGGAAAATATAGGTATATTTATGGAGCTGAAGAGATTTTTGATATCTATCCTAAATATCAAGCTGATATGATGAAAGATTATGCAGAGAAAGGAGCAGCTTTTTTAAGTATCTATGCTACTGATCCAGAGATTTTAAAAGATGTAAATCAAGAGAGAGTTGCAAGAGCTCAAAAAGCTAGAAGTATCGCTTTGAAAGGATACTATGAAAAGGCTATGAATAATGAAATTCAATGGTGTGTAGTATCAATTCCTACTGATGCTTGGAGCAAAAAAATATATCCTGAACTTCAAGGAGAAGAGGCAAAGAAAAAATTATGGAATCAAATACTTTCAATAGTGAGAGCAGATAGTGAAAATCCTGTTGAAGAGTGGAATAAACATCTGACAAATTTAAAAGATACTATGAACTATCTAAATAGTATGAAATTTAGAAAATTAAGATATAGAAACTCTTTAGGAACAGATTTAGAGATAGGATTACCAAAGGGACATATTTGGACAGCTGGTGGAGAAACTTCAAAAGATGGAGTATATTTTGTAGCAAATATGCCAACAGAGGAAGTATTTACTCTACCTAAGAAAGATGAAGTTAATGGTATTGTATATAGTAGTAAACCATTTTGTTATGGTGGAAATCTAATTGAAAATTTCTATTTAAAATTTAAAGATGGAAAGGTTGTTGAAGTAGGAGCAGAGAAGGGAGAAGAAACTCTGATTAAACTTTTAGATTCTGATGATGGAGCTAGATATTTAGGTGAGGTTGCACTTGTACCTTATGATTCACCAATTTCTAACTCAAATACAGTTTTCTATAATACACTTTTTGATGAAAATGCCTCTTGCCACTTAGCTTTAGGACAAGCATATCCTGTTTGTTTAGAGGGTGGAAGTGAGATGAATGAGAAGGAATTAAAGAAACACGGTGTTAATATCTCTATGGTCCATGAAGATTTTATGGTTGGAACAAGTGATTTAGAGATTGTAGGGGTAGCAGAAGATGGTGAAGAGATTCTGATAATGAAAGATGGGAATTTTTGTAAATAA
- a CDS encoding DUF1904 domain-containing protein, whose amino-acid sequence MPHLKVRGMDKKALIENSKEIIDGLTNIIKCDRNWFTIEHIDTEYIFDGKIVDGYTFVELFWFERTPEVKAMVGEFLTRMIKKINGNKDCCVIFFPLRGEDYCDNGEFF is encoded by the coding sequence ATGCCACATTTAAAAGTAAGAGGTATGGATAAAAAAGCACTTATTGAAAATAGCAAGGAGATAATTGATGGTTTAACAAATATTATCAAGTGTGATAGAAACTGGTTTACTATTGAGCACATTGACACTGAGTATATTTTTGATGGAAAAATTGTTGATGGATATACTTTTGTTGAACTATTTTGGTTTGAAAGAACACCTGAAGTTAAAGCTATGGTTGGGGAATTTCTTACTAGAATGATTAAAAAGATAAATGGGAATAAAGATTGTTGTGTAATTTTCTTCCCTCTACGTGGAGAAGATTACTGTGATAATGGAGAGTTTTTCTAA
- a CDS encoding sugar transferase: protein MKLFLKRCFDIVCSLIGLVFLSPIFLIIAIGIKIDSKGPIFFKQERRTINGEIFKIYKFRSMCINAEKQGTGLFNFANDPRVTKIGRFLRDTSLDELPQLLNVLKGELSLVGPRPCVVYELGDFDTLNKKYKKRFKMKAGITGLAQVRGRNENSWEEKVKYDNQYIDLFQTRGILLDIQILIETTIKVFKSKNIYEEKIDDSLDDVKAAQLAEEEIIRIAHLPDED from the coding sequence ATGAAGTTATTTTTAAAAAGATGTTTTGATATTGTTTGCTCATTAATAGGACTTGTATTTTTATCTCCTATTTTTCTGATTATAGCTATTGGAATAAAAATTGACTCAAAAGGACCTATTTTTTTTAAACAAGAAAGAAGAACAATAAATGGAGAAATTTTTAAAATATATAAATTTAGATCTATGTGTATAAATGCAGAAAAACAAGGAACAGGATTATTTAATTTTGCTAATGATCCAAGAGTAACTAAAATAGGAAGATTTTTAAGAGATACAAGTTTAGATGAACTTCCACAGTTATTAAATGTATTAAAAGGTGAACTTTCATTAGTAGGTCCAAGACCATGTGTAGTATATGAATTGGGTGATTTTGATACTTTAAATAAAAAATATAAAAAAAGATTTAAAATGAAGGCAGGAATAACTGGTTTAGCACAAGTAAGGGGAAGAAATGAAAATTCTTGGGAAGAGAAAGTAAAATATGATAATCAATATATAGATCTATTTCAGACAAGAGGTATATTGTTAGATATTCAAATTTTAATTGAAACAACCATAAAAGTATTTAAAAGTAAAAATATATATGAAGAAAAGATAGATGATAGTTTAGATGATGTTAAAGCAGCACAATTAGCGGAAGAAGAAATTATAAGAATTGCTCATCTTCCAGATGAGGATTAA
- a CDS encoding insulinase family protein, with protein MQKKRLILSIFLLLFISLIALGEKIENSKNLLTGKLPNGITYYIYRNKKPENRAELNLIVKAGSLFEEEQEQGIAHFMEHMAFNGTTKYEKNEMIKYLESIGLSFGGDLNAYTSFDRTVYKLNVPTDNMKSFEEGVEVLREWATEATLDPEQVESEKKVIIEEWRLRQGLAQRLGDTQKKAIFSGSRYFDRFPIGLPETINGATSDIIRGFYEKWYTPKNMAVAIVGDIEPKKAEDLIKKYFNFQEKTQFTQGKDYKLKDLKNSYIVFKDPEIRYTTLTITKFLDRKIINTTENFQDSIENQLLFNILNTRIINLTKESNCPIIEGAVYSYNINKYTDIFNTAVALREDKIQEGVALINNILKSSSINGISENELELEKKNMFNYYKTIVANKDSIQHDTYIDAIVNHVIDGESFVDVDTEFEIFQKVLKNIDVKILNKKIKDIYSKEGVYFLSAPEKDTIISEKILKEIIENDRKNSKNLLTFSNNIPTLPPLNLKAGDLKKVGNDECILSNGIKVKVKNSDFEKDRIYIKLFKREGSSINDYNEYLNSLFATNLVLDSGASTLKPNEIETFMKGKNFNISSYINDYEQGFTIMSDRENLIPALEYLNYAIREPKIDSEVFNTAILNAKESIKNRENSPKAVFGDKVATIYSGNNERRKPFTLEDLKNIKIDKSLELYKEKFDNFNEYNLIIVGAFDNKELPNILKKYFASLPSEEKIITPKSLNLNIPKSIVNEKVIKGVDKKATVSLIFPYNSNYGYKERVLYSGFSRVLNIALIEDIREKIGGVYSIYSKTSLSPNNFGEDFLSISFSCDTNRVDEITKAVIKSIDSLLQDIDQKKIDSVIKNYELSYDTELKENSFWVNYLYQKATVGKDYKVPTPKEYKDILTKENLINYNKKAINLNNYINVTLIPEKESL; from the coding sequence ATGCAGAAAAAAAGATTGATTTTATCTATTTTCCTATTACTTTTTATCTCTCTTATAGCTTTAGGGGAGAAGATAGAAAATAGTAAAAATTTACTTACAGGAAAACTTCCTAATGGGATTACCTATTATATTTATAGAAATAAGAAACCTGAAAATAGAGCAGAATTAAATCTTATTGTAAAGGCAGGTTCTCTTTTTGAAGAGGAGCAAGAGCAGGGAATAGCTCATTTTATGGAGCACATGGCATTTAACGGAACTACTAAGTATGAAAAAAATGAGATGATAAAATATTTAGAATCTATTGGTCTTAGTTTTGGTGGAGATTTAAATGCTTATACATCCTTTGATAGAACTGTTTACAAGTTAAATGTCCCTACTGATAATATGAAGTCTTTTGAAGAGGGTGTTGAAGTTTTAAGAGAGTGGGCTACTGAGGCAACTCTTGATCCTGAACAAGTTGAAAGTGAAAAAAAGGTTATCATAGAGGAGTGGAGATTGCGTCAAGGACTAGCTCAAAGATTGGGAGATACTCAAAAGAAAGCTATCTTTTCTGGTTCAAGATACTTTGATAGATTTCCTATTGGACTTCCTGAAACTATAAATGGAGCTACTTCTGATATTATTAGAGGATTTTATGAAAAATGGTACACTCCTAAAAATATGGCTGTTGCTATTGTAGGAGATATTGAACCTAAAAAAGCTGAAGATCTAATAAAAAAATACTTTAACTTCCAAGAAAAAACTCAATTTACTCAAGGGAAAGATTACAAACTTAAAGATCTTAAAAATTCATATATAGTTTTTAAAGATCCTGAAATTAGATATACAACTTTAACTATCACTAAATTTTTAGATAGAAAGATAATTAATACTACTGAAAATTTTCAAGATTCAATAGAAAATCAACTTCTATTTAATATTTTAAATACAAGAATTATAAATCTAACTAAAGAAAGTAACTGCCCTATTATTGAGGGAGCTGTTTATAGTTACAATATCAATAAATATACTGATATTTTTAATACTGCTGTTGCTCTTAGAGAGGATAAAATTCAAGAGGGAGTCGCCCTTATAAACAATATTTTAAAATCATCATCTATAAATGGAATCTCTGAAAATGAGTTAGAACTTGAAAAGAAAAATATGTTTAATTATTACAAAACTATTGTTGCCAATAAAGATAGTATCCAACATGATACCTATATAGATGCTATTGTAAATCACGTAATAGATGGAGAAAGTTTTGTTGATGTTGATACTGAATTTGAAATATTCCAAAAAGTACTAAAAAATATAGATGTTAAAATTTTAAATAAGAAAATAAAAGATATTTATAGTAAAGAGGGAGTATATTTTCTATCAGCACCTGAAAAAGACACTATTATATCTGAGAAAATCTTAAAAGAGATTATTGAAAACGATAGAAAAAACAGTAAAAATCTTTTAACTTTTTCAAATAATATTCCAACTCTTCCACCATTAAATTTAAAAGCTGGAGATCTAAAAAAAGTAGGCAATGATGAATGTATTCTTTCAAATGGAATTAAAGTAAAGGTTAAAAATAGTGATTTTGAAAAAGATAGAATATATATTAAACTTTTTAAAAGAGAGGGAAGTTCAATTAATGATTACAACGAGTATTTAAACTCTCTATTTGCTACTAATTTAGTTTTAGATTCTGGAGCAAGTACATTAAAACCAAATGAAATAGAGACATTTATGAAAGGTAAAAACTTTAATATCTCATCATATATAAATGATTACGAGCAAGGATTTACTATTATGAGTGATAGAGAAAATCTTATTCCTGCTTTAGAGTATTTAAACTATGCAATTAGAGAGCCTAAAATAGATAGTGAAGTTTTCAACACAGCTATTTTAAATGCAAAGGAAAGTATTAAAAATAGAGAAAACTCTCCTAAAGCAGTTTTTGGAGATAAAGTTGCTACTATTTATAGTGGAAATAATGAAAGAAGAAAACCTTTTACTTTAGAAGATCTGAAAAATATTAAAATAGATAAATCATTAGAATTATACAAAGAAAAATTTGATAATTTTAATGAATACAACTTAATTATTGTAGGGGCTTTTGATAATAAAGAGTTACCAAATATATTAAAAAAATATTTTGCCTCTCTTCCATCAGAAGAAAAAATCATAACTCCTAAATCTTTAAATTTGAATATTCCTAAGAGTATTGTAAATGAAAAAGTTATCAAAGGGGTAGATAAAAAGGCTACTGTTTCTCTTATCTTCCCATATAATTCAAACTATGGATACAAAGAGAGAGTTTTATACAGTGGATTTTCTAGAGTTTTAAATATCGCCCTTATTGAAGATATTAGAGAGAAAATTGGTGGAGTTTACTCTATCTACTCTAAAACTTCCCTTTCTCCTAATAACTTTGGAGAAGATTTTTTAAGTATCAGCTTTAGTTGTGATACTAATAGAGTAGACGAGATTACAAAAGCAGTTATTAAATCTATAGATTCACTTTTACAAGATATTGACCAAAAGAAAATTGATAGTGTTATAAAAAATTATGAGTTATCATATGATACTGAGCTTAAAGAAAATAGTTTCTGGGTAAACTATCTTTATCAAAAAGCTACAGTTGGAAAAGATTATAAAGTTCCCACTCCTAAAGAGTATAAAGATATTTTAACTAAAGAAAATCTAATAAATTACAATAAAAAAGCTATAAATTTAAATAACTATATCAATGTTACTTTAATTCCTGAAAAGGAAAGTTTATAA
- a CDS encoding branched-chain amino acid transaminase — MKTSFEERYIWLGGEVLHVNDAKINVLSPTSQFGLNIFEGIVCYWNEEEKQLYAFRLEDHFKRLKTSQRLLMLEDKYTLDELKRAFIDIIIANDYRENIAVRQTIFVDGFGSWGSHGAVNMFIAPIPKKRTSAEYNKKGLHCCISSWQRINDNSISPRIKCGANYINSRMAQLEALRNGYDTTIFLNKDGKVAEGPGSCLFIIKNGKLITPSITESVLESITRDTVIKLAKEELGLVVEERTIDRTELYMCDEAFLCGSSMEITPVLSIDRFQVGNGDTGELTDKLHKLYLNVVTGKIKNRLNWLTPIY; from the coding sequence ATGAAAACAAGTTTTGAAGAAAGATATATTTGGTTAGGAGGAGAGGTTTTACATGTAAATGATGCTAAAATAAATGTTTTATCTCCAACATCACAATTTGGACTTAATATTTTTGAGGGGATAGTATGTTATTGGAATGAAGAAGAAAAACAATTATATGCTTTCCGTTTAGAAGATCACTTTAAAAGATTAAAGACTTCTCAAAGACTACTTATGTTAGAAGATAAATATACATTAGATGAATTAAAACGAGCTTTTATAGATATTATTATTGCAAATGATTATAGAGAAAATATTGCTGTCAGACAAACAATTTTTGTAGATGGATTTGGATCATGGGGATCTCACGGAGCTGTAAATATGTTCATTGCTCCTATACCTAAAAAAAGAACAAGTGCAGAATATAATAAAAAAGGTTTACATTGTTGTATAAGTTCTTGGCAGAGAATTAATGATAATTCCATATCTCCAAGAATAAAATGTGGAGCAAATTATATCAATAGTCGTATGGCACAATTAGAAGCATTAAGAAATGGGTATGATACAACAATATTTCTAAATAAAGATGGAAAGGTAGCAGAAGGTCCTGGTTCGTGTTTATTTATAATAAAAAATGGGAAATTAATTACTCCTAGTATAACAGAAAGCGTTTTAGAAAGTATAACAAGAGATACAGTTATAAAACTAGCAAAGGAAGAATTAGGTTTAGTTGTAGAAGAGAGAACAATAGATAGAACAGAATTATATATGTGCGATGAAGCTTTTTTATGTGGATCATCAATGGAAATAACTCCTGTTTTATCAATTGATAGATTCCAAGTTGGGAATGGTGATACTGGAGAATTAACAGATAAATTACACAAGTTATATTTGAATGTTGTTACAGGAAAAATTAAAAATAGATTAAATTGGTTAACACCAATATATTAA
- a CDS encoding polysaccharide biosynthesis protein — protein sequence MDKLAIIYTMLLFVVYQIMFKITGFSINTAVYGLFGMLIFFYYSTDNLQFEKRSKQNPIFINLIVFMIFLFFYKDISIFTVFLVFSVYQKILYELLKKISYGKAERYSPNLINKRNLAKFLIDSISVIVGIIIAFILKFSFNWYEYLRKEYVITYLGIFLVGYVYKKVSEKSWSYTNILDVLNILILNIGTAIVFLFFMYINKEHIFPVTTLLIILILSVSMQLLGRYVFRLKRYYGRPHKNIKDIKRTLIYGAGEAGAILAREYMTNPLFPYEIIGFIDDDKKKIGSEIYNIKVLGNKESLEIIIKNEKIEKLLLALPSIHGSEIGRIVEKIQKFEEINIKTVPSISEILEGESLASQIRDVRIEDLLGRDEIVINDGSIRELIEEKTIFVTGGAGSIGSELARQIAKYNPKKLVTLDVNENDIYFLELELKRKYPNLDLISEICNIREKEKLEFLFEKYKPNIVFHAAAHKHVPLMEHNPEEAIKNNIFGTKKVAECADKYGVERMVLISTDKAVNPTNLMGASKRACELVIEHMNKISKTKFMAVRFGNVLGSNGSVIPIFRKLISEGKNLTVTHRDITRYFMTIPEAAQLAIEAGTIGKGGEIFILDMGKPVKIYDLAKSMIRLSNANVGIDIVGLRPGEKLYEELLYDVNSAIKTENKKIFITKIEDGSVDITKYFDKLEQCIKNPNIEEIKKIMKELVVSYKEVKYN from the coding sequence ATGGATAAATTAGCAATTATTTATACAATGTTACTTTTTGTCGTATATCAAATAATGTTTAAAATAACAGGATTTAGTATTAATACTGCAGTCTATGGACTTTTTGGAATGTTAATATTTTTTTACTATTCTACAGATAATTTACAATTTGAAAAAAGATCTAAACAAAATCCTATCTTCATAAATCTTATTGTTTTTATGATATTTCTCTTTTTCTATAAAGATATTTCAATATTTACAGTATTTTTAGTATTTTCAGTTTATCAAAAGATACTATATGAATTATTAAAAAAAATTTCATATGGTAAAGCTGAAAGATACAGTCCGAATTTAATAAATAAAAGAAATTTAGCAAAATTTTTAATAGATTCTATAAGTGTTATTGTTGGAATAATCATAGCTTTTATACTTAAATTTTCTTTTAATTGGTATGAATATTTAAGAAAAGAGTATGTAATTACATATTTAGGAATCTTTCTTGTTGGGTATGTATATAAAAAGGTAAGTGAAAAAAGTTGGAGTTATACAAATATTCTTGATGTATTAAATATTTTAATACTTAATATAGGTACTGCAATAGTATTTCTCTTTTTTATGTACATAAATAAAGAACATATATTTCCTGTAACAACTCTTTTGATAATACTTATTCTTTCAGTGTCAATGCAACTTTTAGGAAGATATGTTTTTAGATTAAAAAGATATTATGGTAGACCACATAAAAATATAAAGGATATTAAAAGAACTCTGATATATGGAGCAGGAGAAGCAGGTGCAATATTAGCCAGAGAGTATATGACTAATCCATTATTTCCTTATGAAATAATAGGATTTATTGATGATGATAAGAAGAAAATAGGGAGTGAAATCTATAATATAAAAGTTTTAGGAAATAAAGAAAGTTTAGAAATAATAATAAAAAATGAAAAAATAGAGAAACTTCTTCTTGCACTTCCTTCAATTCATGGCTCAGAGATAGGAAGAATTGTTGAAAAAATTCAAAAGTTTGAAGAAATAAATATAAAGACAGTACCTTCAATATCAGAAATTTTAGAAGGAGAATCTCTTGCTTCTCAAATAAGAGATGTAAGAATAGAAGATTTATTAGGAAGAGATGAGATTGTAATTAATGATGGAAGTATAAGAGAGTTAATAGAAGAAAAGACGATATTTGTAACTGGAGGAGCAGGAAGTATAGGATCTGAGCTTGCGAGACAAATAGCTAAGTATAATCCTAAAAAACTTGTAACTCTTGATGTAAATGAAAATGATATTTATTTCTTAGAACTTGAGCTTAAAAGAAAATATCCAAATTTAGACTTGATATCAGAGATATGTAATATAAGAGAAAAAGAGAAATTGGAGTTTCTTTTTGAGAAATATAAACCGAATATAGTATTTCATGCAGCAGCACATAAACATGTACCTTTAATGGAACATAATCCAGAAGAAGCTATAAAGAATAATATCTTTGGAACTAAAAAAGTTGCAGAATGTGCAGATAAATATGGAGTAGAGAGAATGGTTCTTATCTCCACAGATAAAGCTGTAAATCCTACAAATCTTATGGGAGCAAGTAAAAGGGCTTGTGAGTTAGTAATAGAGCATATGAATAAAATATCAAAGACTAAGTTTATGGCAGTAAGATTTGGAAATGTATTGGGAAGTAATGGAAGTGTAATTCCAATATTTAGAAAATTAATATCAGAGGGGAAAAATTTAACAGTTACTCATAGAGATATAACAAGATATTTTATGACTATTCCTGAAGCTGCTCAGCTTGCTATTGAAGCAGGAACAATAGGAAAGGGTGGAGAGATATTTATTCTTGATATGGGAAAACCTGTAAAAATTTATGACTTAGCAAAAAGTATGATAAGACTTTCAAATGCCAATGTGGGAATAGATATTGTAGGGTTAAGACCAGGAGAGAAATTATACGAGGAGCTTTTATATGATGTTAATTCTGCAATAAAAACAGAGAATAAGAAGATATTTATAACAAAAATAGAAGATGGATCAGTGGATATAACTAAATATTTTGATAAGTTGGAACAGTGTATTAAAAATCCAAATATTGAAGAGATTAAAAAAATTATGAAAGAACTGGTAGTGTCGTATAAGGAAGTGAAATATAATTAA
- a CDS encoding glycosyltransferase family 2 protein → MGNKIFQEDLVSVIIPVYNSEKFIKETLNSVLNQTYKNIEIVLIDDCSKDNSENIIKQYQNNNKNIIYFKQAKNLGAGHARNKALELAKGRYVAFLDSDDIWFLEKIDKQLALMRKTNTSFCYTAIEMIDEDSNTVKPKRSIKEECTYKYLLQNTIIATSSVIVDRRQIGDFRMHLRRGGQDYATWLKLLGTGIIAKGLNETLVRYRVSKGSLSSNKFKSIQQVWEIQTQEENINKIVAGWNILCFCINALKKYYI, encoded by the coding sequence ATGGGAAATAAAATATTTCAAGAAGATTTAGTATCTGTTATAATTCCTGTCTATAATTCTGAAAAATTTATTAAAGAAACTTTAAATTCTGTATTAAATCAAACATATAAAAATATAGAAATAGTTTTAATAGATGATTGTTCAAAAGATAATTCAGAAAATATTATAAAACAATATCAAAATAATAATAAAAATATTATTTATTTTAAGCAAGCTAAAAACTTAGGAGCAGGTCATGCAAGAAATAAAGCTCTTGAATTAGCAAAGGGAAGATATGTAGCATTTTTAGATAGTGATGATATATGGTTTTTAGAGAAAATCGATAAACAATTAGCATTAATGAGGAAAACTAATACATCTTTTTGTTATACAGCAATTGAAATGATAGATGAAGATAGTAATACTGTTAAACCAAAAAGAAGTATAAAAGAAGAATGTACTTATAAATATCTTTTACAGAATACAATTATTGCAACATCTTCTGTGATAGTGGATAGAAGACAAATAGGCGATTTTCGTATGCATCTTAGAAGAGGGGGACAAGATTATGCAACATGGTTAAAGTTACTTGGAACAGGCATAATAGCAAAAGGATTAAATGAAACTTTAGTTCGTTATAGAGTCAGTAAGGGGTCTCTTTCTTCTAATAAGTTTAAAAGTATTCAACAAGTTTGGGAAATACAAACTCAAGAGGAAAATATTAACAAAATAGTAGCAGGATGGAATATATTATGCTTTTGTATAAATGCATTAAAAAAATACTATATATAA
- a CDS encoding alpha/beta hydrolase, with translation MNYRIVLIHGFHRSYKDMESLEQNLKSLGYKVENLNFPLTFPDIKFSKEMLKKFLLDLKYGGMIEKEEIVLIGYGLGGKLIEETLKDEEVDGIVDKIILIAAPLRDSVVHRRLKRVFPLLDTIFKPLRVLGKGKKFEVKNPKIEIGVIIGTETEGIFSRWLGEFNDGLLNSKECMLDSAKDTLLIPLVHEEIHKKMGTAKYINNFISKGRFRID, from the coding sequence ATGAACTATAGAATAGTGTTGATTCATGGGTTTCATAGAAGCTATAAAGATATGGAATCTTTAGAACAAAATTTAAAATCATTAGGGTATAAAGTGGAAAATCTAAATTTTCCTCTTACTTTTCCAGATATAAAATTTTCAAAGGAGATGCTAAAAAAATTCCTGCTTGATCTGAAATATGGTGGAATGATTGAAAAAGAGGAGATTGTTTTAATTGGATATGGATTAGGGGGAAAATTAATAGAGGAAACTTTAAAAGATGAGGAAGTTGATGGAATAGTAGATAAAATAATACTTATTGCTGCTCCTCTAAGGGATTCAGTAGTTCATAGAAGATTGAAAAGAGTTTTTCCACTACTTGATACAATATTTAAACCTTTAAGAGTTTTAGGGAAAGGAAAGAAATTTGAAGTTAAAAATCCTAAAATAGAGATAGGAGTAATAATTGGAACAGAAACAGAGGGGATTTTTAGTAGATGGTTGGGAGAGTTCAATGATGGACTTTTAAATTCTAAAGAGTGTATGTTAGATAGTGCAAAGGATACATTGTTAATTCCTCTTGTACATGAGGAAATTCATAAGAAGATGGGAACAGCAAAATATATCAATAACTTTATTTCCAAAGGAAGATTTAGAATAGATTAA
- a CDS encoding YaaA family protein → MKIIFSPSKEMKVGELNSPFSFSPKFKNESNEILNILKTLNKTQIEKIMKIKGKLLEETYNNIINYDSLSEIKVINLYNGVAFKKLEIESYTSKELEYLNDSLIILSAMYGALNPFDNIKKYRLDMTMKISENSLYSFWSEKVTSYINDLLSQDNEKILLNLASNEYSKMINKKTFNFKMITVDFKELKNGKYSSVSSFSKQGRGMMLNYLIKNQITNIEEIKKFNEENYSFNSELSNENTIIFSR, encoded by the coding sequence ATGAAAATAATATTCTCTCCTAGCAAAGAGATGAAAGTTGGAGAGTTAAACTCTCCATTTTCTTTCTCACCTAAATTTAAAAATGAAAGTAATGAAATTCTAAATATCTTAAAAACTTTAAATAAAACTCAAATTGAAAAGATTATGAAGATAAAGGGTAAACTTTTAGAAGAAACTTATAATAATATAATAAATTATGACTCACTTTCAGAGATAAAAGTTATAAATCTCTATAATGGTGTAGCTTTTAAAAAGTTAGAAATAGAAAGTTACACTTCTAAAGAATTGGAATATCTTAACGATTCACTTATTATATTATCAGCTATGTATGGAGCTCTTAATCCCTTTGACAACATTAAAAAATATAGATTAGATATGACTATGAAAATTTCAGAAAACTCTCTTTACTCCTTTTGGAGTGAGAAAGTCACTAGTTACATTAATGATCTTTTATCACAAGATAATGAGAAAATACTTTTAAACTTAGCCTCTAATGAATATTCAAAAATGATTAATAAAAAGACTTTTAATTTTAAGATGATAACTGTTGATTTTAAAGAGTTAAAAAATGGAAAATATTCATCTGTTAGTAGTTTTTCGAAACAGGGAAGAGGAATGATGTTAAACTATCTGATTAAAAATCAAATTACTAATATAGAAGAGATTAAAAAATTCAATGAAGAGAATTACTCTTTTAATAGTGAGTTATCTAATGAAAATACTATTATTTTCTCAAGATAA